In a genomic window of Muntiacus reevesi chromosome 1, mMunRee1.1, whole genome shotgun sequence:
- the MRPL51 gene encoding large ribosomal subunit protein mL51 isoform X2: MSLSRGTPKETRMGVPRLFHVRVTLPPPKVVDRWNEKRAMFGVYDNIGILGNFEKHPKELIKGPVWLRGWKGNELQRCIRKKRMVGNRMFIDDLHNLNKRISFLYKRFNRHGKHR; the protein is encoded by the exons ATGTCCCTCAGTCGAGGGACGCCCAAGGAAacaagaatgg GTGTTCCCAGATTGTTTCATGTAAGGGTCACCCTCCCGCCCCCCAAAGTGGTTGATCGTTGGAACGAGAAGAGGGCGATGTTCGGAGTATATGACAACATCGGGATCCTGG GAAACTTTGAAAAGCACCCCAAAGAATTGATCAAGGGCCCCGTGTGGCTTCGAGGCTGGAAGGGGAATGAACTGCAGCGTTGTATTCGAAAGAAGAGAATGGTAGGAAATCGGATGTTCATTGATGATCTGCACAACCTGAACAAACGCATCAGCTTTCTCTACAAACGCTTTAATCGACATGGGAAGCACCGGTAG
- the MRPL51 gene encoding large ribosomal subunit protein mL51 isoform X1: MAGSLSWVAGRGLWGQVPLACRSFFLGVPRLFHVRVTLPPPKVVDRWNEKRAMFGVYDNIGILGNFEKHPKELIKGPVWLRGWKGNELQRCIRKKRMVGNRMFIDDLHNLNKRISFLYKRFNRHGKHR; this comes from the exons ATGGCAGGGAGCCTCTCTTGGGTGGCAGGCAGGGGCTTATGGGGCCAGGTGCCGCTGGCCTGCAGAAGTTTCTTTCTGG GTGTTCCCAGATTGTTTCATGTAAGGGTCACCCTCCCGCCCCCCAAAGTGGTTGATCGTTGGAACGAGAAGAGGGCGATGTTCGGAGTATATGACAACATCGGGATCCTGG GAAACTTTGAAAAGCACCCCAAAGAATTGATCAAGGGCCCCGTGTGGCTTCGAGGCTGGAAGGGGAATGAACTGCAGCGTTGTATTCGAAAGAAGAGAATGGTAGGAAATCGGATGTTCATTGATGATCTGCACAACCTGAACAAACGCATCAGCTTTCTCTACAAACGCTTTAATCGACATGGGAAGCACCGGTAG